TCGATGACCGGATTGCCCGGGCGCTCGATGCCCAGGTGGCCGAGCCGGATGCCTACAGCCGGGCTCATCTGGAGCAACTGCACGACGAGATCGCCAAGGTGCTGGCGGCTCCGTTGCAGATGAACGACCTGTAGCTCTGCGGTTTTTGCCGCCGTCCCTCTCTCGCGTACGCGAGAGAGGGACGGTCGGGCTGGCTTGCTGTGGCGTCTGTGCGATGCTTTTTCGCCTTTGGCGAATAAGCATGCTCCAGAAAACTTACGCGCTTGATAAATCGTCTTTACGCGTCAACGCGTGTATGCTGAGCGTGCATTCAGACGCCGGGCTGAGCCAGCTAGCTGTCGCCGGCCGTGAGAATTGACGTCCCCTCGATCGATGGCGCCGTGCTAGACTTCGTGCGTTCAATGCGATTCGGCTTGCCGCAGCACCTTCTCGACAAGGATCGTCGATCGTGCGTGCCATCATCTTCACCCTTTCTTTCGTGGCCGCCTTTTGCCTGGCATCTTGCGCCGCGCTCCGCAGTAGCGCTGCCGATGCGACGGAACAATCGCTATCGGACCTGGTGCGCAGCATTCTGCTCGAGAACTTGCCCACCGAAATCACCGGCGACAACGACTGGGGGCAGCAGCGGCAAGTCAGAAGCGGCCTGAAATTCGAGCGCGAGAATGGCCGGCTGCGCGTGCAGAAGCGCACCAAGGAAGTCAACGACGGATTGTGGACCAATTACCGCGTGACCTTGATCGACCCGCAGCAGAATCTGCGCGTCCACGTGGCTGGCTTGCGGCGCGTGGGGCCGGGCAAGCTGGCGTTTCAACTCTTTCTCTCGGCCACGCTCGACGGCGAAGCACGCTACGAGCGCTGGCGGCGTGGCGTGAAGATGTTGAACTTCAAGGCCGACGCGCAGAGCACCATCGAAGCCGAGCTCGATTGCGAGGTGGCGTTCCGTCTCGCTCCGGGTCGCTTCCTGGGCGATTTCGTCGTCGAGCCGCGCGTGATCGGCGTCAAGCTGGCCCTGGCGGATATCGATCTGGAGCGTGTCAGCCGGATCGATGGTCACGCCGCCGAAGAACTGGGCGACCGGCTGCGGCACGCGCTCGATAAGGAGCTGCGCGGCCGCCAGGACCAGGTCGCGGCGAAGCTCAACGACGCCGTGCGCGCTCATCCTGAGCGGCTGCGTTTCTCGAGTGAGCGGCTATTGGCCGCCGGCCTGGCGACGGCGCAAGACCTGATCGTCAAGTCTCGCAAAGCGACGCCGCCAATGCCCGTACCGCAACAATAGAAACGTCGACCGCGAGACAGTCTGCTAAGCACTACTTCGGCGCCGGCGTTTCGTTCCAGTAGATGCGCACGTTGTGCGTTTGCCGGCCGACGGCCACGATATCGCGGCGACCGTCGCCGTTGAAATCCGCGACGGCCAGGTCCTCGACTGCTACGCCGCCCGGATCGAAGACTTGCTTGTGCCAGCGGCCATTCTCGGCGTCGACGGGATCGTACACGCGCACGCCGCAGCGCGCTTTGTCGTTCAACTCGTCGCGCACGCCGATCACCAGCTCTTCGTCGGCGTCGCCGTCCAAGTCAGCACACCACACGGCGTGCCCCCATTTCAATTCCGCGTCGAGCAGGTGGCGCTTCCACAGCGAATCGGCGGCCGCAGCCTTGCCCACGGTGTCATCGCTCTTGGGCGGCGTGTAAGCCACGACCTGAAAACCGTGCCACGGCTCGATCGTGGCGATGTAAGGAGAGTTGGCCACGTGGCCGAGTTTGATTTCGCTCGCGCCGCGGCTGCGCGGCGAAGCGCGCGGATCGGAGTTGCCGGTCGTCACGGCATCCTGGTTACCGGTGCCGAGTTGCTTTCCGCTCCAGCGCCCGTCGGCGCCGCGCGACAATTGCGTCACCCCTTCATAGCTGGCGACGAGAATCTCGGGCCGGCCATCGCCGTTCATATCCACCGGAAAGAAATTGTGCGTGACGTGCAGTTCGTCGCTGATCACTTCGACCGGCCATGGATCGCGGCGCGGGTCGGCGGGAATGCGATAGGCGAGGATTCGCACGCCGTGCTCGCCCCAGTCGGGCCCTTTCGTATCGCGCCCCATCAGGGGAACGGCGATCAGTTCCGGGCGGCCATCGCCGTCGAGATCGGCCCAGCGCATGCGGTGCATCATCGGCTCTTCGGCGATCGGAAACAGCTCGTAGTGCTCGCCGTTTTTGCCGGTCGCGGCGAGCCATTGCACCGTGCCGCCGGTTTTCGTGTCGAAGGGGCGCCAATCGGCCCCCAGGGCGAAATCGAGCTGCCCGTCGCCGTCGATGTCGAAAGGCGCGATGCAGACGTTATCCTTCTTCGTCTGCCCTTCGAGGACCGTGTGCAACTTCCAGGTGGGGTTTTCATACCAGATGACGCGCGCCGTATCGACGACCACGATATCGGGGCGCTGGTCCCGATTCATGTCGACCACGCTCACGGCGTAGCCCACGCCCAGGCCGGTGCCGATTTCTTCGTGGCGAAAGGTTAACTCGGCGGCGTGAGTCATCGATATCGCAGTTGAGAAGCTTGCCGTAATGAGCACGTACGCCGGAAAACGGCTTACGCCGGCGGCATTCCTTTTCATTTGTTCGTCCTTCGAAGTCGTGAACGGCGCGCTTCAAGTAGGAGCTGATCCTGCCATTGAGGAAGCACGTCGGCCGCCGAAGGACGATCCTCGGGCCGGATGGACAACATGCGGTTCAACAATTCAGCGATCGGCGCTCCATGCGCTTCGGTAATAGGGGCCAGGGGATCAAGCCCTACCTCCGACTCAAACGTCGTGGCCGGCTTGTGCGGATTCTTGCCGGTGAATACCTCGGCCAGAACGAGGCCGAGCTGAAACACATCGCTCTTGGGTGTGGGCGGCGCGCCGCCACGCAGGTATTCGACAAGGTCGGGAGTCCGGTAATTCTGTGGCATACCCGGCCCCAAGCTCTCCTTTAGCAATTCGCGATCACGGTCGTCGGCAAGAGGAAGCTGCTTCAGCAATCCGAAGTCGCCCAGGACCCAAGACTCGCCTTTAAAGAAGATGTTGGTCGGCTTAATGTCTCGGTGTACCACGCGTGGCTCGTGATTATCCAGGTACGCGAGCGCCGAGAGAAGCTGAGTGGCTAGAGAGAGTTGCTCTATCCTGCGCAGCGCTCGTCGGCTTTTCGCCAAGGTATCGGAGAGGCACTCGGTTACGATGAACGGCGCCTCGCCGAGGTGTATGCCTTGATCATAGACGCGCAGGATTGCCGGGTGATCGCATTTGCTCAGAAAAGCATGCTCATTGAGAAAGCTGTTACGCCATTCCGGCTTGGAGAGGCGGCTGAAAATCTTTGCCGTGAAAAGAAGGCCGCGATTCGGCCCATTAGTAGCGAGCACCACGTGCGTCTCAGCGGTCCCCCCACCGCCGATATGCTGTATGTTCCGGTAAAGATGGCCCGTCGCCGATTCCAAGGCGAAGTCAGCATTGAGCCGCGGCCGTCGCGCCATCTTCACGGATCTCGCGTTCAGCGGGTGGTCGATGTCGCTACATCTTCGCGTGCCTCTTCTTCGGTGACATGAAAAAACGGCGCATTCGGGTTATCAATGTCGTAGCCCCACGACAGTTTTCGCTCGCGGAATAAATCATTCCATGCCGTGAGAATGAGCTGCTGCCGCTTTAGTAGCTTATCCCACTTTCGATCGGCGTCCTTCAATCGCGGCCCCCACTCTTTATCAGCCTCGCGCAGTACGACCGACTCTTGGCCGTA
The genomic region above belongs to Pirellulales bacterium and contains:
- a CDS encoding VCBS repeat-containing protein gives rise to the protein MKRNAAGVSRFPAYVLITASFSTAISMTHAAELTFRHEEIGTGLGVGYAVSVVDMNRDQRPDIVVVDTARVIWYENPTWKLHTVLEGQTKKDNVCIAPFDIDGDGQLDFALGADWRPFDTKTGGTVQWLAATGKNGEHYELFPIAEEPMMHRMRWADLDGDGRPELIAVPLMGRDTKGPDWGEHGVRILAYRIPADPRRDPWPVEVISDELHVTHNFFPVDMNGDGRPEILVASYEGVTQLSRGADGRWSGKQLGTGNQDAVTTGNSDPRASPRSRGASEIKLGHVANSPYIATIEPWHGFQVVAYTPPKSDDTVGKAAAADSLWKRHLLDAELKWGHAVWCADLDGDADEELVIGVRDELNDKARCGVRVYDPVDAENGRWHKQVFDPGGVAVEDLAVADFNGDGRRDIVAVGRQTHNVRIYWNETPAPK
- a CDS encoding protein kinase, which gives rise to MARRPRLNADFALESATGHLYRNIQHIGGGGTAETHVVLATNGPNRGLLFTAKIFSRLSKPEWRNSFLNEHAFLSKCDHPAILRVYDQGIHLGEAPFIVTECLSDTLAKSRRALRRIEQLSLATQLLSALAYLDNHEPRVVHRDIKPTNIFFKGESWVLGDFGLLKQLPLADDRDRELLKESLGPGMPQNYRTPDLVEYLRGGAPPTPKSDVFQLGLVLAEVFTGKNPHKPATTFESEVGLDPLAPITEAHGAPIAELLNRMLSIRPEDRPSAADVLPQWQDQLLLEARRSRLRRTNK